In one Halorhodospira halophila genomic region, the following are encoded:
- a CDS encoding sigma-54-dependent transcriptional regulator gives MADLLLIEDESVIRKALERLLSRHGYSVHQADSLEQAQERWNLDAFDLILADMRLPGEPGTEAIERTTAPVIIMTSYASVQSAVEAMRQGAADYIAKPFDHDELLLLVERTLKEGRLQRQNAALKAHVERDYPVTGIVGNCEAMRAVFERIRKVAPTDTSVLILGESGTGKELVARALHEQSERHEGPLVAVNCAAIPDGLIEAELFGHERGAFTGAVGARAGLVESADGGTLFLDEIGELPQQAQGRLLRVLQEGEIRRIGSTQARRVNIRLVAATHRDLKSLAGAGEFREDLFFRINVMEIRLPPVRERAPDIPELARFLLEKTCQRLNRAPLELSQAAIDAMGAYSWPGNVREMENTIERAVILSEGNTISPDMLGLPAAESAAAGSESGATAETGPRQDLSLEDYFRQYVLTHQDHMTETALARGLGISRKALWEKRQRHGIPRPGSNRA, from the coding sequence ATGGCCGACCTGCTGCTCATCGAGGACGAATCGGTCATCCGCAAGGCCCTGGAGCGGCTGCTGAGCCGTCACGGGTACAGTGTCCACCAGGCCGACTCTCTCGAACAGGCCCAGGAGCGCTGGAACCTGGACGCCTTCGACCTGATCCTCGCCGACATGCGCCTGCCCGGCGAGCCCGGCACCGAGGCCATCGAGCGCACCACGGCCCCGGTGATCATCATGACCAGTTACGCCAGCGTGCAGTCGGCGGTGGAAGCCATGCGCCAGGGCGCAGCGGACTATATTGCCAAACCCTTCGACCACGACGAGCTGCTGCTGCTCGTCGAGCGCACCCTCAAGGAAGGCCGGCTACAGCGCCAGAACGCCGCCCTCAAGGCCCACGTCGAGCGCGATTACCCGGTCACCGGCATCGTCGGCAACTGCGAGGCGATGCGGGCGGTCTTCGAGCGCATCCGCAAGGTCGCCCCCACCGATACCTCGGTGCTGATCCTGGGCGAATCGGGCACCGGCAAGGAGCTGGTGGCCCGGGCGCTGCACGAGCAGAGCGAGCGCCACGAGGGGCCTCTGGTGGCGGTGAACTGCGCGGCGATCCCCGACGGACTGATCGAAGCAGAGCTCTTCGGTCATGAGCGGGGCGCCTTCACCGGCGCCGTCGGCGCCCGTGCGGGGCTAGTGGAATCCGCCGACGGCGGCACGCTGTTCCTGGATGAGATCGGCGAATTGCCCCAGCAGGCCCAGGGACGACTGCTGCGGGTCCTCCAGGAGGGGGAGATCCGGCGCATCGGCTCGACACAGGCCCGGCGGGTGAACATCCGCCTGGTGGCCGCCACCCACCGCGACCTCAAGAGCCTGGCCGGCGCCGGCGAGTTCCGCGAGGATCTATTCTTCCGGATCAACGTGATGGAGATCCGCCTGCCCCCGGTGCGCGAACGCGCCCCGGACATCCCCGAACTCGCCCGCTTCCTGCTGGAGAAGACCTGCCAGCGGCTCAACCGCGCCCCTCTGGAGCTCTCGCAGGCAGCCATCGACGCCATGGGCGCATACTCCTGGCCGGGCAACGTGCGCGAGATGGAGAACACCATCGAGCGGGCGGTGATCCTCAGTGAAGGCAACACCATCAGCCCGGATATGCTCGGCCTGCCCGCGGCCGAAAGCGCGGCAGCCGGGTCCGAATCCGGCGCCACGGCCGAGACTGGCCCACGCCAGGACCTGTCCCTGGAGGACTACTTCCGCCAGTATGTCCTGACACACCAGGATCACATGACCGAGACCGCCCTGGCCCGAGGGCTCGGCATCAGCCGCAAGGCGCTGTGGGAGAAACGACAGCGCCACGGGATCCCACGGCCGGGTAGCAACCGGGCGTGA
- a CDS encoding ATP-binding protein, with protein MTFDLLTLFLVGVAYLGLLFVIAFAVDRRWFPRAVVRHPVFYVLALGVYATTWSYYGSVGFADEHGLIFATIYLGVTAAFLLTPVLLAPLLRLTSNQQLTSVADVFAFRFSSQFAGVLVTAIMLAGILPYIALQIRAVAESTLVLTGGGHDPRPLALAFCLIVTVFAIIFGARHVTPRVKHTGLVVAIGLESLVKLGALLMVAWVAVDLAFDGPAGLSAWLREQPQQTDDFYQPALEGPWLSLLTLTFAAAFLLPRQFHILFTENLSPRSLTRASWAFPLMLLLLALAVPPILWSGTALDAGTAPDYYVLGLAALSGSEPLTLLVYLGGISAATAMIVVSTLALSSMTLNHLVMPLIKSLPHQEPDLYATLRWTRRFLITLLIVFGFTFYELLDRTEALVEWGLMSFLAMAQFLPGIIGVLYWQRATVYGFVAGLLGGALIWLDTVLLPALAGTEPFFLLGFPQARESATELYGIATFWSLALNGLLFVGVSLFTPQRSAERQAAEVCRDQTAAVAPGTLQAASPSQFVVQLAPVTGEEAARQEVSQALHDLGLQWSENRPDRLRALRDQVERNLSGMMGPMLARMIVDKRLQLDRTARTALTHNIRQIEERLESSRNRFRGLAAELDRLRRYHRQILEDLPLGVVAVTTHGRVVRWNTAMQGLSGIPANTALGSRICDLQAPWDYLLDRFLTIEQPQHQEQIPQSGGEQRWLSLHKTCIRESGRGRTGDTLMIIEDITHIRRLERELAHSERLASIGRLAAGVAHEIGNPVTGIDSLAQNLRGESDPEILRESVDEILEQTRRINNIVQTLIGYAHAGCADERTPDPVPLSEVVEEARRLVQLSKRGQDLEIDNQLWAELQVRGDRQRLAQVFVNLFSNTADACGPGGRIAISARRHGDRVQIRVVDNGPGIPAELLDKVIEPFYTTKAVGQGTGLGLPLVYNIVSEQGGEFSITADSGGTTAWITLPVLDAAPPAEHAATKEE; from the coding sequence GTGACCTTTGACCTGCTGACCCTGTTCCTGGTGGGGGTCGCCTACCTGGGGCTGCTGTTCGTCATCGCCTTCGCGGTAGACCGACGCTGGTTCCCGCGGGCGGTGGTCCGTCACCCGGTCTTCTACGTCCTCGCCCTGGGTGTCTACGCCACCACGTGGAGCTACTACGGCTCGGTGGGCTTCGCCGACGAGCACGGCCTGATCTTCGCCACCATCTACCTCGGGGTCACCGCCGCCTTCCTCCTGACGCCGGTGCTGCTCGCCCCCCTGCTGCGCCTGACCAGCAACCAGCAGCTAACCTCCGTGGCCGACGTCTTCGCCTTCCGCTTCTCCAGCCAGTTCGCTGGCGTCCTGGTCACCGCCATCATGCTCGCCGGCATCCTGCCCTACATCGCCCTGCAGATCCGTGCCGTGGCCGAGTCGACCCTGGTGCTCACCGGCGGGGGCCACGACCCGCGCCCCCTGGCGCTGGCCTTCTGTCTGATCGTGACGGTCTTCGCGATCATCTTCGGCGCCCGCCACGTCACTCCGCGGGTGAAGCACACCGGGCTAGTGGTCGCCATCGGCCTGGAGAGCCTGGTCAAGCTCGGCGCCCTACTGATGGTCGCCTGGGTGGCCGTCGACCTCGCCTTCGACGGCCCGGCGGGCCTGTCGGCATGGCTGCGCGAGCAGCCACAGCAGACGGACGACTTCTATCAGCCGGCGCTGGAGGGGCCGTGGCTGAGCCTGCTCACCCTGACCTTCGCGGCCGCCTTCCTGCTGCCACGCCAGTTCCACATCCTCTTTACCGAGAACCTGTCGCCGCGCAGCCTGACCCGCGCCAGCTGGGCCTTCCCGCTCATGCTCCTGCTGCTGGCGCTGGCGGTGCCGCCGATCCTCTGGTCCGGCACCGCGCTGGATGCCGGCACGGCCCCCGATTACTACGTACTCGGCCTGGCCGCCCTATCCGGCTCCGAGCCGCTGACCCTGCTGGTGTACCTGGGGGGCATCTCGGCAGCGACGGCGATGATCGTCGTCTCGACCCTGGCCCTGTCGTCGATGACCCTGAACCACCTGGTCATGCCGCTGATCAAGTCGCTACCGCATCAGGAGCCCGACCTGTACGCCACCCTCCGCTGGACCCGGCGGTTCCTGATTACCCTGCTCATCGTCTTCGGGTTCACCTTCTACGAGTTGCTCGACCGCACCGAAGCGCTGGTCGAGTGGGGGCTGATGTCGTTCCTGGCCATGGCGCAGTTCCTGCCCGGGATCATCGGCGTCCTCTACTGGCAGCGAGCCACGGTCTACGGCTTCGTGGCCGGCCTGCTCGGCGGTGCGCTGATCTGGCTAGACACCGTGCTGCTGCCGGCACTGGCTGGCACCGAGCCGTTCTTCCTGCTCGGCTTCCCCCAGGCCCGAGAGAGCGCCACTGAGCTCTACGGCATCGCCACCTTCTGGTCCCTGGCCCTCAACGGCCTGCTCTTCGTGGGCGTCTCACTGTTCACGCCGCAGCGCTCGGCGGAGCGACAGGCCGCCGAGGTCTGCCGCGACCAGACGGCAGCGGTCGCACCCGGCACCCTGCAGGCGGCCTCGCCCTCGCAGTTCGTGGTCCAGCTAGCACCGGTCACCGGCGAGGAAGCGGCACGCCAGGAGGTCTCCCAGGCGCTGCACGACCTGGGGCTGCAATGGAGCGAAAACCGGCCCGACCGCCTGCGCGCCCTGCGCGATCAGGTCGAGCGCAACCTCTCCGGGATGATGGGGCCGATGCTCGCGCGGATGATCGTCGACAAGCGGCTCCAGCTCGACCGGACGGCCCGCACGGCGCTGACACACAACATCCGCCAGATCGAGGAGCGTCTGGAGTCCTCACGCAACCGATTCCGCGGCCTCGCCGCGGAACTCGACCGACTGCGCCGCTACCACCGCCAGATCCTTGAGGACCTGCCTCTGGGGGTCGTAGCGGTCACCACCCACGGCCGCGTGGTGCGCTGGAACACGGCGATGCAGGGCCTGTCCGGCATCCCGGCGAACACCGCGCTGGGCTCAAGGATCTGCGACCTGCAGGCACCGTGGGATTACCTCCTGGACCGGTTCCTGACCATCGAGCAACCACAGCACCAGGAGCAGATCCCGCAATCCGGCGGTGAGCAGCGCTGGCTGTCGCTGCACAAGACGTGCATCCGCGAATCCGGCCGCGGGCGGACCGGAGACACCCTGATGATCATCGAGGACATCACCCACATCCGCCGCCTCGAGCGGGAGCTGGCCCACAGCGAGCGGCTGGCCTCCATCGGCCGACTGGCCGCGGGCGTGGCACACGAGATCGGCAACCCGGTGACCGGCATCGACTCCCTGGCACAGAACCTGCGCGGCGAGTCCGACCCCGAGATCCTGCGCGAGAGCGTCGACGAAATCCTCGAACAGACACGCCGGATCAACAACATCGTGCAGACGCTGATCGGCTACGCCCACGCCGGCTGCGCCGACGAGCGAACACCGGACCCCGTGCCGCTGAGCGAAGTTGTCGAAGAGGCGCGCCGGCTGGTCCAGCTGAGCAAGCGCGGCCAGGACCTGGAGATCGACAACCAGCTCTGGGCCGAACTCCAGGTCCGCGGCGACCGCCAGCGGCTGGCCCAGGTCTTCGTCAACCTCTTCTCGAATACGGCCGACGCCTGCGGCCCTGGCGGACGGATCGCAATCTCGGCGCGCCGGCACGGCGACCGCGTGCAGATCCGCGTGGTGGACAACGGCCCGGGGATCCCGGCCGAACTGCTTGATAAGGTGATCGAGCCGTTTTATACCACCAAAGCCGTGGGTCAGGGCACCGGCCTCGGCTTGCCGCTGGTCTACAACATCGTCAGTGAACAGGGAGGCGAGTTCTCGATCACCGCCGACAGCGGCGGCACCACGGCGTGGATCACGCTGCCGGTGCTCGATGCCGCGCCGCCGGCCGAGCACGCCGCGACCAAGGAGGAATAA